In Notamacropus eugenii isolate mMacEug1 chromosome 1, mMacEug1.pri_v2, whole genome shotgun sequence, one genomic interval encodes:
- the TNFSF15 gene encoding tumor necrosis factor ligand superfamily member 15 translates to MPKGEGPVLEPETGMGMLQEGSSDYRTNHSTRRDLRKMNPAAAFCVLLAFILAVLVVYLLVDNFRSQQQMCATGQFPKARRSDQLHQRDYVTPRSNTDKPRAHLTAVRQKSMTPMKDSWPALQWEHKLGSAFIKNKMNYTNKFLVIPESGDYFVYSQVTFRGSTPECGKLNQKNQSTKPSYIAQVITRVTDRYPEPTQLLTGTKSLCEIGSTWFTPIYLGAVFSMQEGDKLMVNVSDISLVDYTKEDKTFFGAFLL, encoded by the exons ATGCCAAAAGGAGAAGGCCCAGTCCTGGAGCCAGAAACAGGCATGGGAATGCTACAGGAAGGCAGCAGTGACTACCGGACCAATCACAGCACCAGAAGAGATCTAAGGAAAATGAACCCAGCTGCTGCTTTCTGTGTGCTCTTGGCTTTCATTCTTGCTGTTCTCGTGGTCTATCTACTTGTAGACAACTTCAGATCCCAACAGCAAATGTGTGCAACAGGTCAG TTTCCGAAAGCAAGGAGATCTGACCAGTTACATCAACGAGATT ATGTAACCCCCAGGTCTAATACAGATAAGCCGAGAGCACACCTGACAG CTGTTCGACAGAAGTCTATGACTCCCATGAAAGATTCATGGCCAGCTCTCCAGTGGGAACACAAGCTTGGCTCTGCCTTcatcaaaaacaaaatgaactaCACCAACAAGTTCCTGGTGATCCCAGAGTCAGGAGACTACTTTGTTTATTCACAAGTCACTTTCCGAGGCAGCACGCCAGAGTGTGGTAAACTCAATCAAAAGAATCAGTCCACCAAGCCCAGTTACATAGCCCAGGTCATCACCAGAGTCACTGACAGATACCCGGAGCCAACACAACTTTTAACAGGGACCAAGTCACTCTGCGAGATAGGCAGCACCTGGTTTACTCCAATTTATCTGGGGGCTGTTTTTTCTATGCAGGAGGGGGATAAGCTGATGGTGAATGTCAGTGACATCTCTCTCGTGGATTATACCAAAGAGGACAAAACATTCTTTGGGGCTTTCCTGTTATAA